Proteins from a single region of Nocardioides anomalus:
- the typA gene encoding translational GTPase TypA yields the protein MPETRQANLRNVAIVAHVDHGKTTLVDAMLRQAGAFSAHQAESVGERVMDTGDLEREKGITILAKNTAIHYTGPSAPDGMTINIIDTPGHADFGGEVERGLSMVDGIVLLVDASEGPLPQTRFVLRKALNADMPVVLVVNKVDRGDARIDEVVDETYELFMDLLDESHSQDALDFPVVYASGKAGIASLTKPENASLPDGTDLEPLFKTILETIPAPTYVEGAPLQAHVTNLDASPFLGRLALLRIHQGTLKKGQNVAWIRRDGDVKNVKITELLITEGLERKPGELAGPGDIVAVAGIPEITIGETLADPENPEPLPLIHVDEPAISMTIGTNTSPLVGRVKGAKVTARLVKDRLDSELVGNVSLKVLPTDRPDAWEVQGRGELALAILVEQMRREGYELTVGKPQVVTREVNGKVHEPMERLTIDAPEEFLGTITELLASRKGRMEQMTNHGTGWVRMEFIVPARGLIGFRTEFLTDTRGTGIAHHISEGYEPWAGEIRSRNSGSLVADRAGKASAYAMTSLQERGIMFVEPTTEVYEGMIVGENSRADDMDVNITKEKQQTNIRSSTADNFEKLVPPRRLSLEQCLEFCREDECVEVTPDSVRIRKVVLDQNARAKTASRARKANA from the coding sequence GTGCCAGAAACCCGCCAGGCGAACCTCCGCAACGTCGCGATCGTCGCGCACGTCGACCACGGCAAGACCACGCTGGTCGACGCCATGCTGCGGCAGGCCGGCGCCTTCTCCGCGCACCAGGCCGAGAGCGTCGGCGAGCGGGTCATGGACACCGGTGACCTCGAGCGCGAGAAGGGCATCACGATCCTCGCCAAGAACACCGCGATCCACTACACCGGCCCCTCGGCGCCCGACGGCATGACCATCAACATCATCGACACCCCGGGCCACGCCGACTTCGGCGGCGAGGTCGAGCGCGGGTTGTCGATGGTCGACGGCATCGTGCTGCTGGTCGACGCCAGCGAGGGCCCGCTGCCCCAGACCCGCTTCGTGCTCCGCAAGGCGCTGAACGCCGACATGCCCGTCGTGCTCGTGGTCAACAAGGTCGACCGCGGCGACGCGCGCATCGACGAGGTCGTCGACGAGACCTACGAGCTGTTCATGGACCTGCTCGACGAGTCCCACAGCCAGGACGCGCTCGACTTCCCGGTCGTCTACGCCTCCGGCAAGGCCGGCATCGCCAGCCTGACCAAGCCCGAGAACGCCTCGCTGCCCGACGGCACCGACCTCGAGCCGCTGTTCAAGACGATCCTCGAGACGATCCCCGCGCCGACGTACGTCGAGGGCGCGCCGCTCCAGGCCCACGTCACCAACCTGGACGCCTCGCCGTTCCTCGGCCGCCTCGCGCTGCTGCGCATCCACCAGGGCACCCTCAAGAAGGGCCAGAACGTCGCCTGGATCCGCCGCGACGGCGACGTCAAGAACGTCAAGATCACCGAGCTGCTCATCACCGAGGGCCTCGAGCGCAAGCCGGGCGAGCTGGCCGGGCCGGGCGACATCGTCGCGGTCGCGGGCATCCCCGAGATCACCATCGGCGAGACGCTGGCCGACCCCGAGAACCCCGAGCCGCTGCCGCTCATCCACGTCGACGAGCCGGCCATCTCGATGACCATCGGCACCAACACCAGCCCGCTCGTGGGCCGGGTCAAGGGCGCCAAGGTCACCGCCCGCCTGGTCAAGGACCGCCTCGACTCCGAGCTGGTCGGCAACGTCTCGCTCAAGGTCCTGCCCACCGACCGCCCCGACGCCTGGGAGGTCCAGGGCCGCGGCGAGCTGGCGCTGGCCATCCTGGTCGAGCAGATGCGTCGCGAGGGCTACGAGCTCACCGTCGGCAAGCCGCAGGTCGTCACCCGCGAGGTCAACGGCAAGGTGCACGAGCCGATGGAGCGCCTGACCATCGACGCCCCCGAGGAGTTCCTCGGCACCATCACCGAGCTGCTGGCCAGCCGCAAGGGCCGCATGGAGCAGATGACCAACCACGGCACCGGCTGGGTGCGCATGGAGTTCATCGTCCCCGCCCGCGGCCTGATCGGCTTCCGCACCGAGTTCCTCACCGACACCCGCGGCACCGGCATCGCCCACCACATCTCCGAGGGCTACGAGCCCTGGGCCGGCGAGATCCGCTCGCGCAACTCCGGCTCGCTGGTCGCCGACCGCGCGGGCAAGGCGTCGGCGTACGCCATGACCTCGCTGCAGGAGCGCGGCATCATGTTCGTCGAGCCGACCACCGAGGTCTACGAGGGCATGATCGTCGGCGAGAACTCCCGCGCCGACGACATGGACGTCAACATCACCAAGGAGAAGCAGCAGACCAACATCCGCTCCTCCACGGCCGACAACTTCGAGAAGCTCGTCCCTCCGCGCCGGCTCAGCCTCGAGCAGTGCCTGGAGTTCTGCCGCGAGGACGAGTGCGTCGAGGTCACCCCCGACTCGGTCCGCATCCGCAAGGTCGTGCTCGACCAGAACGCCCGGGCCAAGACCGCCTCCCGGGCCCGCAAGGCCAACGCCTGA
- a CDS encoding SMP-30/gluconolactonase/LRE family protein, whose product MHAVTPARDLLGEGPWWDPDAGALTWVDIVGHAVRTWRPSEEVRSRSLPDDVSLALPCADGRRVVAQVDRLFLDDGERLEPLCEIDPDNPHTRLNDGVCDAQGRLWVGTWSTRGEPEAGLHVVTPDGAVRPVLTGAVAANGVGFSPDGGVLYATDTGHARIDRLRLVGEDLVPDGTLMAAGDGEGRPDGLTVDAEGCVWTALWGGGTLRRYAPDGTLLDEVVTPVTYPTSVALGGPALRTLLVTTSAHHLEDRAAEPWAGAVLAHEVDVPGLPVRRFG is encoded by the coding sequence GTGCACGCGGTCACGCCCGCGCGCGACCTCCTCGGCGAGGGGCCGTGGTGGGACCCCGACGCCGGTGCGCTCACCTGGGTCGACATCGTCGGCCACGCCGTGCGTACCTGGAGGCCGTCGGAGGAGGTCCGGTCGCGGAGCCTGCCCGACGACGTCAGCCTGGCGCTTCCGTGCGCGGACGGCCGGCGCGTCGTCGCCCAGGTCGACCGGCTGTTCCTCGACGACGGCGAGCGCCTCGAGCCGCTGTGCGAGATCGACCCGGACAACCCGCACACCCGCCTCAACGACGGGGTCTGTGACGCACAGGGGCGGCTGTGGGTGGGCACCTGGTCGACGCGCGGCGAGCCCGAGGCCGGGCTGCACGTCGTGACGCCCGACGGCGCCGTGCGCCCGGTGCTGACCGGGGCGGTCGCCGCCAACGGCGTGGGGTTCTCGCCCGACGGTGGCGTGCTCTACGCCACCGACACCGGGCACGCGCGCATCGACCGCCTCCGCCTGGTCGGGGAGGACCTCGTCCCCGACGGCACGCTGATGGCGGCCGGGGACGGCGAGGGACGTCCGGACGGGCTGACCGTCGACGCCGAGGGCTGCGTCTGGACGGCCCTGTGGGGCGGCGGCACGCTGCGGCGCTACGCGCCCGACGGCACGCTGCTCGACGAGGTCGTCACGCCGGTGACCTACCCCACCAGCGTCGCGCTCGGCGGACCGGCGCTGCGCACGCTCCTGGTCACGACCAGCGCGCACCACCTCGAGGACCGCGCCGCCGAGCCTTGGGCCGGCGCCGTGCTGGCCCACGAGGTCGACGTCCCGGGGCTGCCGGTCCGGCGCTTCGGCTGA
- a CDS encoding acyl-CoA dehydrogenase family protein, with protein sequence MASPSCDIYFEDVLVPAENLLVEPGDGFRKLFTAFSWERLGNATVSLSIAQAALDRTIDYVTTREQFGKPLIEFQAVQTDLADMVVQVEAARLLVYRAAREAGTGLPDSLQVSMAKRAANEAGKRVSELAIQLHGGNGFSEEYGIERLHRDAHGWAIAGGTPTMQRVRIVSELLGRRFDQRG encoded by the coding sequence GTGGCATCCCCCTCCTGCGACATCTACTTCGAGGACGTGCTGGTCCCGGCCGAGAACCTGCTGGTCGAGCCGGGCGACGGCTTCCGCAAGCTGTTCACCGCCTTCTCGTGGGAGCGGCTGGGCAACGCCACGGTCAGCCTGTCCATCGCCCAGGCCGCGCTCGACCGGACGATCGACTACGTCACCACCCGCGAGCAGTTCGGCAAGCCCCTCATCGAGTTCCAGGCTGTGCAGACCGACCTGGCCGACATGGTCGTGCAGGTCGAGGCGGCGCGGTTGCTGGTGTACCGCGCGGCGCGCGAGGCCGGCACCGGGCTTCCCGACAGCCTGCAGGTCTCGATGGCCAAGCGGGCGGCCAACGAGGCCGGCAAGCGGGTCTCCGAGCTCGCGATCCAGCTGCACGGCGGCAACGGGTTCTCCGAGGAGTACGGCATCGAGCGCCTGCACCGTGACGCCCACGGCTGGGCCATCGCCGGAGGTACGCCGACCATGCAGCGGGTGCGCATCGTCTCCGAGCTGCTGGGGCGGCGCTTCGACCAGCGCGGCTGA
- a CDS encoding SDR family NAD(P)-dependent oxidoreductase, giving the protein MRRAVVVTGAARGIGAAIGRQLADVGYAVTGLDRSGTVHDTVASWPGDGHVALVGDAADEDLLARACLEAHERDGLHGFVANAGLARPGPSADYARSDWEELLTVNLTAPFLGARAARPHLVAGGSVVMISSVNATLGMGGRAAYCAAKAGVNGLVRSLAVEWGSERIRVNAVAPGTILTEMAREFVATGTATFEQYAERVPMGHSGGPTDVAGAVAFLLSPASTYVTGTVLPVDGGWAVNGVGAPSTAEQG; this is encoded by the coding sequence GTGCGCAGAGCGGTGGTGGTGACCGGGGCGGCCCGGGGGATCGGAGCGGCGATCGGCCGGCAGCTGGCCGATGTCGGGTACGCCGTGACGGGGCTCGACCGGAGCGGGACCGTGCACGATACGGTCGCGTCGTGGCCGGGCGACGGCCACGTGGCGCTGGTCGGCGACGCCGCGGACGAGGACCTGCTGGCCCGGGCGTGCCTCGAGGCGCACGAGCGGGACGGCCTGCACGGCTTCGTGGCCAATGCCGGTCTCGCGCGCCCCGGGCCCAGTGCCGACTACGCGCGCTCGGACTGGGAGGAGCTGCTGACCGTCAACCTCACCGCGCCCTTCCTCGGCGCGCGGGCGGCTCGACCGCACCTGGTCGCGGGCGGCAGCGTGGTGATGATCAGCTCGGTCAACGCCACGTTGGGGATGGGCGGCCGGGCGGCGTACTGCGCGGCCAAGGCGGGGGTGAACGGGCTGGTCCGCTCCCTGGCCGTCGAGTGGGGGTCCGAGCGCATCCGGGTCAACGCCGTCGCACCCGGGACGATCCTGACCGAGATGGCGCGGGAGTTCGTGGCCACCGGCACCGCGACCTTCGAGCAGTACGCCGAGCGGGTGCCGATGGGCCACTCCGGCGGGCCGACCGACGTCGCCGGCGCGGTGGCGTTCCTGCTCTCGCCCGCGTCGACGTACGTGACCGGGACGGTGCTGCCGGTGGACGGGGGCTGGGCCGTCAACGGGGTCGGTGCTCCGTCGACCGCGGAACAGGGCTGA
- a CDS encoding acyl-CoA dehydrogenase family protein, whose translation MDFSKNPLHDDIRAGVRDMMKPFDDQYWMEHDRDHEFPWEFYNAVAKAGWLGITIPEEYGGGGLGVTEAAIVEHEISASGGGMNACSAVHIGIFGFDPIIRHGSDSLKERFLPRVPNGDLHISFAVTEPDAGTDTTGITTFARKVDGGFRVTGKKVWITKAQQAERMLLLVRTTKREDVAKRTDGMTLLFAEMDPEHVQIREIPKLGRNAVNTNEVFIDDLFVADEDVVGEVGKGFRAILAGLNAERIIASNAATGIGRAAIRRGVAYANERHVFGRPIGQNQAIAHPLAEASMRLDAAQLVIDQAAWLLDNGFECGKEANQGKYLAADAAFNAADVALQTHGGFGFGKEFHVERYFREARLKRIAPISQEMVLNYLSEHVLGLPRSY comes from the coding sequence ATGGACTTCAGCAAGAACCCTCTGCACGACGACATCCGCGCCGGTGTGCGCGACATGATGAAGCCGTTCGACGACCAGTACTGGATGGAGCACGACCGCGACCACGAGTTCCCCTGGGAGTTCTACAACGCGGTGGCCAAGGCCGGCTGGCTCGGCATCACGATCCCCGAGGAGTACGGCGGCGGCGGGCTCGGCGTGACCGAGGCGGCGATCGTCGAGCACGAGATCTCCGCCTCCGGCGGTGGCATGAACGCCTGCAGTGCCGTGCACATCGGCATCTTCGGCTTCGACCCGATCATCCGGCACGGCAGCGACAGCCTCAAGGAGCGCTTCCTGCCGCGCGTGCCGAACGGCGACCTGCACATCTCGTTCGCGGTGACCGAGCCGGACGCCGGCACCGACACGACCGGCATCACGACGTTCGCGCGCAAGGTCGACGGTGGCTTCCGGGTGACCGGCAAGAAGGTCTGGATCACCAAGGCGCAGCAGGCCGAGCGGATGCTGCTGCTGGTGCGCACGACCAAGCGCGAGGACGTCGCGAAGCGCACGGACGGCATGACGCTGCTCTTCGCCGAGATGGACCCCGAGCACGTGCAGATCCGCGAGATCCCCAAGCTGGGTCGCAACGCCGTCAACACCAACGAGGTCTTCATCGACGACCTCTTCGTCGCCGACGAGGACGTCGTGGGGGAGGTGGGCAAGGGGTTCCGTGCGATCCTCGCCGGCCTCAACGCCGAGCGCATCATCGCCTCCAACGCCGCGACCGGCATCGGTCGCGCGGCGATCCGGCGGGGCGTCGCCTACGCCAACGAGCGGCACGTGTTCGGCCGGCCCATCGGTCAGAACCAGGCCATCGCCCACCCGCTGGCCGAGGCCTCGATGCGGCTCGACGCGGCCCAGCTCGTCATCGACCAGGCGGCCTGGCTGCTCGACAACGGCTTCGAGTGCGGCAAGGAGGCGAACCAGGGCAAGTACCTCGCCGCCGACGCCGCCTTCAACGCCGCCGACGTGGCCCTGCAGACCCATGGCGGCTTCGGCTTCGGCAAGGAGTTCCACGTCGAGCGCTACTTCCGTGAGGCCCGCCTCAAGCGCATCGCACCGATCTCGCAGGAGATGGTGCTGAACTACCTCAGCGAGCACGTGCTGGGTCTCCCCCGCTCCTACTGA
- a CDS encoding HpcH/HpaI aldolase/citrate lyase family protein: MGLFVRCNAMATQHVGADLRAAVVPGLTGIFAPKVNSAIDVHKYDALVDLFERENGASGLEYIVPVETIHGIQNCEEIAAASPRVGAMIGPTAEHADIAKAVGYEWTPEGTESAYHRTKIMLATKAAGRHALTALWERIHDLEGLAVFSDRSRAMGFRGQVVLHPSHVPVVNKAYTPDQEQIDFYRGLLDTYNEADARGDGAVMYGEIHIDKAHADKATEWLARVDELASLNGGL, translated from the coding sequence CTGGGCCTGTTCGTCCGGTGCAACGCGATGGCGACCCAGCACGTGGGCGCCGACCTGCGCGCAGCCGTCGTGCCGGGGCTGACCGGCATCTTCGCGCCGAAGGTCAACAGCGCGATCGACGTGCACAAGTACGACGCGCTCGTCGACCTGTTCGAGAGGGAGAACGGGGCCTCGGGGCTGGAGTACATCGTCCCGGTCGAGACGATCCACGGCATCCAGAACTGCGAGGAGATCGCGGCCGCGTCGCCCCGCGTCGGCGCCATGATCGGACCGACCGCGGAGCACGCCGACATCGCCAAGGCCGTCGGCTACGAGTGGACGCCGGAGGGCACGGAGTCGGCGTACCACCGCACCAAGATCATGCTGGCGACCAAGGCGGCCGGCCGGCACGCGCTGACCGCGCTCTGGGAGCGGATCCACGACCTCGAGGGGCTCGCCGTCTTCAGCGACCGGAGCCGGGCGATGGGCTTCCGCGGCCAGGTGGTGCTGCACCCCTCGCACGTGCCGGTGGTGAACAAGGCCTACACGCCCGACCAGGAGCAGATCGACTTCTACCGCGGGCTGCTCGACACCTATAACGAGGCGGACGCCCGCGGCGACGGCGCCGTCATGTACGGCGAGATCCACATCGACAAGGCGCACGCCGACAAGGCCACCGAGTGGCTGGCCCGCGTCGACGAGCTCGCCTCGCTCAACGGCGGCCTCTGA
- a CDS encoding MaoC family dehydratase, with the protein MTGLWFEEFEIGTQYKHDWTRTVTETDTILYCGITMNPAPIHLDQHYMEGTIHGQRLVPSLWTAGVIGGMIVNDLTLGTTLGNLGYTKFDFPKPVFHGDTLRAESTIMDKRESKSRTDSGIVYFEHLGINQRDEVVHIAHRAGLMLKKPVD; encoded by the coding sequence ATGACCGGCCTGTGGTTCGAGGAGTTCGAGATCGGCACGCAGTACAAGCACGACTGGACGCGCACGGTCACCGAGACCGACACGATCCTCTACTGCGGCATCACGATGAACCCCGCGCCGATCCACCTCGACCAGCACTACATGGAGGGCACGATCCACGGCCAGCGGCTGGTGCCGAGCCTGTGGACCGCGGGCGTGATCGGCGGGATGATCGTCAACGACCTGACGCTCGGCACCACCCTGGGCAACCTCGGCTACACGAAGTTCGACTTCCCCAAGCCGGTCTTCCACGGCGACACGCTGCGCGCGGAGTCGACGATCATGGACAAGCGCGAGTCCAAGTCCCGCACCGACTCCGGCATCGTCTACTTCGAGCACCTCGGCATCAACCAGCGCGACGAGGTGGTCCACATCGCCCACCGCGCCGGGCTGATGCTGAAGAAGCCGGTCGACTGA